One window of Chionomys nivalis chromosome 10, mChiNiv1.1, whole genome shotgun sequence genomic DNA carries:
- the Serpina9 gene encoding serpin A9: MGSSFYRVLLLVGVTAPIVCMSSSNSNLSNRESPRPPSMKSNPASKVSPSNTMFAFSLYQRLVQENPGQNVLFSPVSISTSLAMLSLGARSATKMQILRSLGFDLMSTPEPTIHLGFEHLVHSLNVCHKDRDLRMGSVLFIRKELQLQTSFLDRVKKLYGTKVFSEDFSDTDTAQARINRYVEKETKGKVVDVIQDLDAQTAMVLVNHIFFKANWTQPFSAANTIKNFPFLLSQGTTVHVPMMHQTELFAFGVDRELDCSVLQMDYRGDAVAYFVLPGKGKMWQLEKGLSARRLRKWSRSLQKRWIKVFIPKFSISASYNLETILPKMGIRDAFDANADFSGISKTRFLQVSKAAHKAVLDVSEEGTEAAAATTTKLIVRSKDSPSSVISFNQPFLILLSDRSTESILFLGKVENPTKM; this comes from the exons atGGGCTCTTCCTTTTACCGAGTTCTCCTATTGGTTGGCGTCACTGCTCCAATCGTCTGCATGTCCTCATCCAATTCCAATCTCAGCAACAGAGAGTCCCCCCGCCCTCCCTCCATGAAGAGCAACCCAGCCTCTAAGGTGTCTCCCAGCAACACCATGTTTGCCTTCTCCCTGTACCAGAGACTGGTTCAGGAAAACCCAGGTCAGAATGTTCTCTTTTCTCCTGTGAGCATCTCGACTTCCCTGGCCATGCTGTCCCTGGGGGCCCGCTCAGCCACCAAGATGCAGATCCTCCGGAGCCTTGGCTTCGACCTCATGAGCACACCGGAACCCACCATCCATCTGGGCTTCGAGCACCTGGTGCACTCGCTTAATGTATGCCACAAAGACCGGGACTTGAGGATGGGCAGTGTCCTCTTCATCAGGAAGGAGCTGCAGCTGCAGACCAGTTTCTTGGACAGGGTCAAGAAGCTTTATGGGACAAAAGTCTTTTCCGAAGACTTCTCAGACACTGACACTGCCCAGGCACGAATCAACCGCTATGTGGAGAAGGAGACCAAAGGGAAGGTGGTGGATGTAATCCAAGACCTTGATGCTCAGACCGCCATGGTCCTGGTGAACCACATCTTCTTTAAAG CCAACTGGACACAGCCCTTCAGTGCCGCCAATACCATCAAGAACTTCCCATTCCTTCTGAGCCAGGGCACCACTGTGCACGTCCCCATGATGCACCAGACGGAGTTGTTTGCTTTTGGAGTGGACAGAGAGCTGGACTGCTCTGTGCTGCAGATGGACTACAGGGGAGATGCCGTGGCCTACTTTGTTCTCCCCGGCAAGGGCAAGATGTGGCAGCTGGAGAAAGGTCTGTCggccaggaggctgaggaagtggAGCCGCTCACTCCAGAAAAG GTGGATCAAGGTGTTCATtcccaaattttccatttctgctTCCTACAACCTGGAAACCATCCTCCCCAAAATGGGGATCCGTGACGCCTTTGACGCAAATGCTGACTTTTCTGGAATTTCAAAGACACGCTTCCTGCAGGTTTCTAAA GCCGCTCACAAGGCTGTACTGGACGTCAGTGAGGAGGGGACAGAAGCCGCggcagccaccaccaccaagcttaTAGTCCGCTCAAAGGACAGTCCTTCTTCTGTCATCTCCTTCAACCAGCCCTTCCTGATACTGCTCTCGGACAGGAGCACAGAATCGATTCTCTTCCTAGGGAAAGTTGAGAATCCCACGAAGATGTAG